Genomic DNA from Budorcas taxicolor isolate Tak-1 chromosome 5, Takin1.1, whole genome shotgun sequence:
CCCGGAAGCTCTAGCCCTCTTAACAGTACTCAATCAGACCCACGTAGGCTCGGATTCCTCCTATCACTGACTCCAATGAATATTCCCCAAAATTGCATCCCACATGGTGGGATGGGATGTGGCTTCTGCAGCAAGAGCCAAAGAGGCCAGTGATGCAATCTGGAACAGCAGAGGGTGAGCTCCCCATGTAGCAAATATTGACCAACAAGAGCAATGAGATGAGACGGAACTGGCAGATAAATctacctcccttccttcctgcaaCAAACTATTCCTATACTTATTTTCTTGATAGCCTGTCTGGAGTTGCCCTGAGTGACACACCCTTCACCTTTCAGGAGGCAGTGAGCACCAACCTGCATTTCCTTCCTCACCTTTCACTGTCCCAGGATTGCACCTCCCAATAAACCATTAGCACTCAACCCTGGCTTCATCCTCTATTTTCCAGGGTCTTCAAGCTAAGACAGTGATCAatttgaaaatgcagagaaaatagTTGACTTTACCCAAATAAAAACGACTGTATTTGACCAATAGGAAGTAGCAAGCTTGAAAAGATTAATAATCACAAAAGACGTTGGAAAGCCAAGGTCTACCACTTTTCAAAAAATACCAGGCCCAGATGATATAGCAGCCGgattatctctactttttaaagtacaaataattcctaatttatgttatttattctCAACCACAGAATTCATTTTATGCATTATCATGTTCTTATTAACGTAACATAATGAAGAAAAAACTCAAGGCAAATTTCACTGATGAATAGGATGCCAACATTTTAAATGCTATCAAATAAATTCTGGCAGTGCAGTAAACGAACAATTCATCATAAAGATTTTTTATAAcaagagttttttattttttatttcagttgtgctgggtctttgttgctgcataagggctttctctagttatggcaagcagaggctactcttcactgtggtgcatgggcttcttattgaggtgacttctcttgttccAAAGCAAAAGCTCTGGGagcatgggtttcagtagttgtcgCGCAAGGGCTTAGTtggtccacagcatgtggaagcttcccggaccagggatggaacccatgttccttgcattagtaggtggattcttatccactgtaccaccagggaagtccaatcatAAGGATTTTTAAATCATTAGCAGGTCATATCCATATCAACATGTATGAGAGAATTCAGTAATTTTCTCTCTAAAGCACAAGATCCTTGAAGacaatctgtaggtccatccatgatgctacaaacggcattatttcattctttaatggctgagttatattacattgtatatatataccacaccttctttatccattcatttatcaatggatatttaggttgcttaggcatcttggctattgtaaatagcactgctatgaacactagggtgcgtgtatcttttctccagatacatgcccagaagtgggattgcaggatcatacagtaattatttttagttttttaaggaagctccattCTGTTCTCTATGGTGGGTGATATTTTTCTATTGTTCTTGTTCTTTAGGACAGCAATTTGCAATGTGGGTAGCACATACTCCAAGGAATAAGCCAACAGATGCACTGGAAGAAATATGCCATTTATGGGGCATTTTGCCTTGTTCCTTGAAATTTCCATTTTGCGTGTAGCATCAATAAGGTACTACCATATGTATTATTCAAGAACATCTAGAAActgttatgattattattataatcaATAGAGAAGAATCATTCCATTCAGTTAGCTGTGTTTTTCAGGACTGAAGTTATGATTTTCTTGACTTattacagaaaataatagaaaaatattagaaaaaatagaaaataatagaaagagTCCTTCATAAGAGAATAGTAAAGACAAATCAGATTTTTCAACCCACAAGTCAGAAGAGTGCTCGTGAAACTGGAGTATAACACTGTGGGATTTTTTCTGTGGCAAGTAGCATGCTCCTCTTGGAGATGAGCAAAACCACTTGACTAAAAGGTCCAATGTCAGTAAGAAGCAGAACTCTTAGAGAGGGTACCTTGAGCCCCCATCTTCTCATTCCCAAATCTGTTGCATCACTTTCATTTATGCTATAGCTGTATCTTTCTGGGTCCCTTAAAACCCTGTTGCagtggaggaggcagggaagagtGGCATAGAGTTAATATggtttaacttaaatgcagagtacatcctgtgaaatgccagactggatgaatcacaagctggaatcaagactgccaggataaagatcaacaatctcagatatgcagatgataccactccaatggcaggaagcaaaaaggaactaaagagactcttgatgagggtgaaagaagagagtgaaaaggctggcttaaaactcaacattcaaaaaactaagatcatggcatccagttccatcacttcatggcaaatacatggggaaaaagtgaaaaaagtgggactattttcttgggttccaaaattactgcagatggtaactgcagccacaaaattaaaggatgcttgctccttggaaggaaagctatgacaaacctagacagcgtattaaaaacattacttaaaagaaacattttgctgacaaaggtccatatagtcaaagctatggtttttccagtagtcatgtatggatgtgagagtcggaccatgaagaagactgagcaatgaagaactgatgctttcgaactgtggagctggagaagactcttgggagtcccttggacagcaaggagatcaaaccagtcgattctaaaggaaatcaaccctgaatattcattgtaaagaatgatgctgaagctccaatactttgaccacctgatacaaagagccagctcactggaaaagatcctgatgctgggaaagatcaaaggggaggagaaggggcaacagaggattagatggttggatggcaacatggACTcaaatggacataagtttgagcaaactctgggagatagtgaaggacagggaggcctggtgtgctgcagtccatggggtcacaaaaagtcggacgtgacttagtaactgaacaacaatgggatGGGGGTACCTAGAACGGCTTCAGTAGCTTGAGTTTTAGATCTCCTGCTTCTCTTACTGGATGAGTAAACTTCGGAATTATTTTCATCTCTCCAAACCTCAATTTCTTCACTTTATAAAGAGAACACAGTAATCTCTACCACGCTTACCTCAAAGGGTTATCAAGATGCAATGAGCTCTCATCGCGCGGCAAGCCTTCAAGATGGCGCCGAAGAAAGACAAGAAGCCTAAGAAGTCAACCTGGAAGTTTAGTTTGGATCTTACTCATCCAGTAGAAGATGGAATTTTTGATTCTGGAAATTTTGAACAATTTCTGCGGGAAAAGGTTAAAGTGAATGGAAAAACTGGAAATCTTGGGAATGTCGTTCACATTGAATGCTTCAAGAATAAAATCATAGTCGTTTCTGAGAAACAGTTCTCTAAAAGGTATTTGAAGTACCTTACCAAGAAATACCTTAAAAAGAACAATCTTCGTGATTGGCTTCGTGTGGTTGCATCTGACAAGGAGACTTACGAGCTTCGTTACTTCCAGATTAGTCAAGATGAAGATGAATCTGAGTCTGAAGACTAGATGACGCCATCCTTCATAGGGCTTTGCTTGCTAATAAAACTAATTAAGCATACAAAAGAAACATCTTGAAATGGACCTTTAGGCTATCAGTGAATAAAAAACATTACTCTGTATGTTAAACATTCATCTTTTATTTAAGTGTATGCTGTCCATATGGTGCTGGTTTTCCTTTaatacttttttataattttattggagtgtagttgatttacagtgttgtgttagtttcaggtatatagcaaagtgaatgagttatacatatatatccactcATTCTTTTGTCAtatagaccattacagagtattgagtacagttccctgtgctataacagCAGTTTTTTAGTtatatgtatgctaagttgcttcagttgtgtcccactctgcaaacccatggactgtagcccgccagtctcctctgtccgtgggattctccaggcaagaatactggagtgggttgccatttcctactgtcatctgttttatgtatagtagtgtatacatgccAGTGTCAGTCTCCCAATGTATCCTTCTCCCCCGTATCCCCTGGTAATCATAAGATTTCTGCAtctgatttctgttttgtaaataagctttgGTccacctccccccagcccccaaaTATTTTGTATAAGCAATATTTAAATAGCTTATAGCTAGTGGAATTTCAGGATTTATCTAATGTACTGGTTTTACAGACGTCTTTAAGTTAAAAGTATATAGCAAAAACACAATTGGGTGTaactatataataaaatatttagatttgatcaacagtcaaaaaaaaaaaaaggtgcaatGATATAAAGTATGTCACTATACCTTACAAGTTGTCAAGGCTTTACAAAGCCAGGCACTGTTTTTATCCGTAACATTCAGAGGAGGGGCCTTGGGCAGGCATGGAGCCCAGTATAATCTCGGACCTTTTGTATTATACAGTGAAGGCACTGATACTCAACTCCTCCATTTACAGACTGTTTAATATGGAAAACCAAAGAAACTGCAGATTCCCTAGCCAGGAGCTGCGAACAGTGAATCCCTATTCCAACACAGCTTAAAACTGAACCAAGGCAAGAACTTAAGGATACTAAGGAAAAGGGGACAGTTTTTACCCATCTGTGGTTATGGAAGGCAAATGATTGTATGCCCCcaaatcagaaggaaaataagGGGAAAAGATGTTCAGTTTGGGCATTCTTGGAGAAGCAACTGTGTACAcaattccaaaggaaatataaatgtCCCTGTTTCAAAAAGCAtcttttggaaagaaaaacagtcaGAGCCATGTTGCTTCTTTCTAGCCAAGCTCAGAAACTCTTCATTAAGTCTTCTTCATGGGAAGTTAATGTAACGAAAGAACTCCTGGAGGAATATTAAGAACTAATACTTTCCTTGGACTCACTTAATTCTATAATATGCAGATAGAATTTTTACTTTAATAGCCATCTAGGGACTATTTAATACTTTAACATTTTCCCCTACCCATTTCTGCAGCTTATGGTTTGCTACTCAGAGGAGTGGGGAAAAAATATGACTGGTAATGCTGTCAGGCGGAAAAGGGAAACTTTTCCATCATTCGTCTGCTACTTCCTTATTATATGGCTCCTGAAGGGTTGTTGCCTGAAGGGTTTAATAGCCAAGGAACTAATTAGGTCTGTTCTGGTAAAAACATTGCTGCTATGGCTGTGGTTAGTGATTTCTTTAGCATAAGTTTTAAAAGCTAAATCATCACCCAGCAGTGAAATGTTCTCTGTTGGTTGAGTCCTCCTCTTCATTATTCTCGTAAGTTAATTGCAATTTCAGGGTTTGGTGTCATGTTTCCATTATGTTGAGAAGGTAAGTGAGCCAAAAGAGTTCTCAACATTTCTGAAAGTCCCACCAAGTCAACCGGTCCAAACCTGAGACCACCCACTAAGATGGATATAAAGATTGCTTGGTTTGAAGACTAAGATGATAAATAAGCCAAGTAAAATAAGATGAAGGGACCACTTTTAGGCTACTTCCATCCATAAAAGGCTTTCAGAATACAATCACTGTATTGTCTCATAGAAGTGTTTAATGCTTGCTCCCCAGACAGTGACCCAgagtttcttagaagaaaaccaCTTCAGATTGACAGCTACAGGGGAAAGCATAAGTGGTCCAAGGAATCGATAAGcataaagaaaaaagtcaacaaCAATGAACATAGTGACTGAGGACATCAACCAAAATCAGAACTTTAATCACATGTCCCCAAAAGAGTCTATCATGAGATTTTGCTTTTTCAGAATATGAACGGCACAATTTAGGGACATGGTAACAACCTAATAGGCAGATCTAGACAGTCtgcttatgaccaacctaggcagcatattaaaaagcagagacattactttgccaacaaaggtctgtctagtccaggctatggtttttccagtggtcatgtatggatgtgagagttggactacaaagaaagctaagcaccaaagaactgatgcttttgaactgtggtgttggagaagactcttgagagtcccttggactgcaaggagatccaaccagtccatcctaaaggaaatcagtcctgaatattcattggaaggactgatgctgaagctgaaactaatactttgaccagctgatgctaagaactgactcattggaaaagaccctgatgctgggaaagattgaaggcaggaggagaaggggatgacagaggatgagatggttggatggcatcacagactcaatagacatgagtttgagtaaattctgggagttggtgatggacagggaggcctggcacgttgcagtacatggggttgcaaggagtcagacacaactgagcaactaaactgaactgaactgctgctaaatcgcttcagtcgtgtccgactctgtgtgaccccatagacggcagcccatcaggctccctcatccctgggattctcccggcaagagcactggagtgggttgccatttccttctccaatgcatgaaagtgaaaagtcaaagtgaagtcgctcagtcgtgtccaactcttagcgaccccatggactgcagcccaccaggctcctccatccatgggattttctaggcaagagtactggagtggggtgccattgccttctccagaactgaactgagacagtctgcaattttattggatttttttttctgtaaaagtttAATTGTTAATCCTTGGTCTTAAAGACTAGAAAAGGCTGCCTGTATTCCTAAATGGCAAAGTACAGGCTTCTAACACAGATTATGATCAGGAAGGTCTCTTGAGCAGAAGAGCAGGATGTTGCTTTCAATGGCCTTCAGCATCGTAACATATATATcagaacttccctagtggccatgtggtagagaatcttcctgccagtccAGGgcacatggttcaatccctggatcaggaagatcccacatgtcacgggGAAACTAAacccacaactgctgaagcctgtgtgcctagagccctaAGATTCACAAGAGGAGCCTgcacactacaactagagagtagcccttgcccACTGCAGCTACACAAAGCCCACACACACCAACGAAGGtcccatgcagccaaaaataaattacaaatacatatatacatatgcacacatgcatattgagaatttaaatacatttcagtGACATGAAAATATGTCACATAAGAAACAATGTATAGAAGTACCTCAAACATGATTTTCATCTCTAGTTACTAAAAGAAGAAacctgggaaaaataaaaagtaataataacacATGATTCTGGATCTCATTATCAGCCAATAACATAGTGAACTAGAAGGCTGAATGCCCATTGAGTTTTTGTTATGAATCAGAATCAAACTGCACCGaaatctgtttcttctctttcaaaaCAAGCTTGCACTCCCCTTTTTTATTGCATccctttttaaaagtacattattTGGTTCCATGTGTGCTACTAATAACTTTTATTGTCCTTCCTAGATAGTCAACCAGTATCTCCTCCCTCTTTGACATCTATCAGTgcaagaatgcaaaaaaaaaaaaaaaaagatacttcgAAAAAGACATGCTGGCATTAGTTTGGAGTtctaagagaaaaaggaaataggaGCAATGAAGCAAGAATAAAGCTTCTCACTTGAATAATAGTGGGAAGTTTCATTCATAATGAAGGGCATCTGGTATCAACTGGAGAGTCTTAAGACCTGTTTTAAGATCAGCCACTGAAATCTGGATGCTAACACCACCTGTTTTGATCTTCAGTCTGCTCATCTACTTGGACATACCTAATTAGCTTCTTGAAAgtagtcaaagtgttagtcgctcagtcctgtctgactctttgcaaccccatggactgtagcccaccaggcttctctgtccatagaattctccaagcaagaatactggagtgggtagccagtcccttctttggaggatcttctggacccaggaatcgaacccaggtctcctccattggcaggcaaactctttactgtctgagccaccagggaagcccaattacttTCTTGCCCTACCCCAAACCTACCACACCTCACTCCTTTCCCATCCTCCTGAGTAACGAATTGGTATGATAATTTCTGACATGTTTCTAAGATAGCAATTTAGCCCTGAAAACTTGAATACACTTAAGGAGGTTAACATTCTTAATTGGAAACTTTAATAGGAAATTCTTATATGGCATGTGTCTGAGATCATTACATATATTCATCCATTGAATCCTCATAACCTCATGAAGTAGATAGCCATCCACATTTTTACAGTTGACAGAATTaaggcacaaagaggttaagCAGCTGGCTCAAGAACACACAGCTAGAATTGGTAGAGTTGGAATTTTAAACCAGGTAGTCTGGTTCTAGAACCCTTATCCTAAACTCCCATCCTAGGCTGCCTCCTAAAAATAGGCAAACACACCAAAAACGCAAGATTCTAATTTGGTCACTCAACTCCTTTTAACCTCATACCTACTTTacattgagagtcccttggactgcaaggggatcaaaccagtcaatcctaaaggaaatcaactctgaatattcattggaaggactgatgctgaagctccaacactttggccacctgatgtgaagagctgactcattggaaaagaccctgaggctggcaaagattgagagcaggaggagaaggggacgacaaaggaggagatggttggatggcatcaccgactcaatggacatgggtttgagcaaactccaggaaatagtgaaggacagggaagcctgacgtgaggcagtccatggggtcacaaaagtcagacatgacttagcaactggacaacaactaCTTTACATTGATTATCTTTGGAATTTTTAATCATTTCCAGTTTGGTCTCAAGCTCTCAAAGATGCAAGAATAAGATGAGCAGAACAAAGCCTTTAGATGGAAATAGTAAAAATGtgctgaatgaaaaaatgaaagctaTACTAGGACTCTCTACTTTATCGGGGCCATCTACTAAGGTTAGCTTATCTGCATCCAGCAAGCCCAGCACTTTCCTGCTACTCTCCTTGCTCTGAGCACAGGTTTCCCATGGACTTATGTCTTTAGCACTGGCTGCCTTGAACCTGGAGGTAATCTGGCATTCGTCTTTCCTTGGGtctgttcctttctccatctGCTCTTCAGAGCCTGCTTTCTCTGAATATTCTCTAAGGAAGCCACCCTGGCTTCTGCTTTCCATAAAATTTTGGTGAAATATTTTAGGCATGTAAAACTGTGACAAACAGCATttagctaaagaaagaaaaaatgagagcAAGGGCTTCAACTGAAGCCCCTGTGAACCCTGCACgatccttttttcttctcttctccctgaATTAACCACTATCCTGCACTGGGATACATTTTTACACTTCTAATAGGACTCCAGAATACAAACAATATCGAGTTTGACATGATTTTAAACTGTAtagaaatggtatctcattgcacATGTTATTCCCTCAACATTATaggctatttttaaattttttaaagtctttattgaatttgttacaatattgctttggtttctgGTAGCAAGGCAtggggcatcttagttccccaaccagggattgaaccagcaccctctgcactggaaggtgaagtcttaaccactagaccaccagggaagccccctagatAATTTTAGTAATAATAAGTTCTAAGGATGTAATATactacatgataaatataattaacactgctgcaTGTTACATGTGAaatttaagagagtaaatcccaaAAGCTCTCACAAGCacacaaaatttttttctatgtcttttttATCTATGAGATGACATATTTACTAAATTTACTCTGCTCATTACTTAATGAAGTATGTAAGTCAAATTGTAGTGCTGTAAACCTTAGAATTACACAATGCTATAGGTCAATTATATATTCAAAAAGCggcaggaaaaaaaagtcatcataataatatttaaagtGAACAACTTAACCCCACAGcttaagaaaaagaatgttaCTATTACCATAGGCGCCCCCTTGatcccaccctcctctcccttGCCTCCAAGAGGTTAACTATTATCTTGACTTAAgcattaattttttcttaaacagCTGCTACCACTTTTGTCTGTATACCTAGAGCAAGTCTTACTCAGTTTTGCCTGTTTATCATCTTATATAATGTTTGCATATATTCTTCTAATGATTTGCTTTCTCCACTCAGTACTTTGGAAATTCTTCCATGCCAGTTCACATAGCAGTAACTCCTTTATTTTCACCATGGCCTAGTACTACATAGTGCTTTgccgatactgggaaagattgagggcaggaggagaagacggcatcagaggatgagatggctggatggcatcaccaatgcaacggacatgaacttgggcagacttcaggagattgtgagggacaggaggcctggcatgctgcagtccatggggtcacaaagattcagacacaactgggcgtgtctgaacaacaacacaagTACTACATCATATGGCAATTCCACTAATGACCTAGTCTCCTATCGATGAGGTCTGATTTTGttgtttgtgttgttgttttcatcttttgGGACGGGGGTTATAAATATGCTTGACCATGCCTAtggcaaacacatgaaaacatcacTCCAGGATTGTTCTGTAACTCAGGTTTTGGTGGGGAGTAACTTTAGTCACTTCTGTATTTTCTCAATTTAGATTTAAGTTTAGTCAACTCAggattttcctctctgattctttCATCAGAAATGTAGTCCAGGTGGCCTTATGGAAAGTCAATTTTCTACAGCAAGGAGGCTTCTGGTCCATTGCCATACTCTATCTTCCACTGACATCCTCCACGATCTATCTCATCCTACTCTGGTTACTTTTGTTGTGTGATTTTGGTCTTCATCCTTCTCTGGTGGCTAGCTCAGAGATGTCACAGATTCTCCCTCTTAGCCTTTCTGTACTTTTCTCAAGAGGAAAATAAGGCTTCCCACAGCACTCTGTGGCCACAAACCACTGGAGCACCACTGAGGCCTCTCTTCCGAGATTCACACTGGCCAAGAACTTTTCCACAGGTCTGTCTTCTCTGACTTTATCAGGAAGAGAGGCTTAGAAGCTACCTGGGGCCTTGGGGACATGAACAAGAGAATTCTCTAaagatagaaagaaagtgaaagtaattcagtctcccactctttgagaccccatggactgtagtccatggaattctccgggccagaatactagagtgggtagcctctcccttctccaggggatcttcccaacccaaggatctaacccaggtctcccacattagaggcagattct
This window encodes:
- the LOC128048745 gene encoding 60S ribosomal protein L22-like 1 — translated: MAPKKDKKPKKSTWKFSLDLTHPVEDGIFDSGNFEQFLREKVKVNGKTGNLGNVVHIECFKNKIIVVSEKQFSKRYLKYLTKKYLKKNNLRDWLRVVASDKETYELRYFQISQDEDESESED